In Sus scrofa isolate TJ Tabasco breed Duroc chromosome 12, Sscrofa11.1, whole genome shotgun sequence, the DNA window ATGGATCTGGATGTGCTTccccatatgtgtgtgtgtgtttgtatttgtaAGGTTTTCCTTCCATGTATTTGTATCAGTAAGATCTTCCTTCCTTATCAAAATTTAAACTCACCCACTCTTAATGAAAAATGCATTCACTCTATTTTAGGACACTATCTTGATCAGAAAAGGCTGAAGCAGGGGCTGTATCGTCACCCTTGGGATGATATTTCATATGTTCTTCCGGAACACATGAGCATGTAAACGGAGCCAGGAACCCTGTTACAGTAAAGTGAAGACAAGAACTCCTCCCCTGGGAAACAGCCGCAGACAGCTGGCACTGGCGCTTACTTAAAGGACGGACCTAGAATGTCAACAGCTGCTGGTGTACAGGCACCGAAAACAATACCCACAGGCTAACACTGTTCAGTCTACACAaagaagcttgattttttttctttttaaataaacatagaaGTAAGAACCCAGTCAATGATTGTGACATTTGCTCTGCTACCTGCTATATTTATTATATGGAAGCATCTAAGCACTGGCAGGAGAGTGTTTTGCTCCTGTAGGGCATAAtgatattgctttcttttttgcattagttaaaatgttttttcccttGGAGGAAAGGAATGACGTTTTTAAGATCTCAAGATACTCTCCATTTAAAAGGCCTCGAATGTCTTGTTTTTCCATTGcgtttttcttcctcctcataTAACCTGAAGAACATTGtattaatctgattttttttaaaggatctttTTGTATGTTGTGTGTTAAAAGAGTTTGGTATCCCCCTGAAATGTTCTGTACTGCCGACCAGTGTCTCTTTGTGTCAGGGGGTCGGGACCATTGCACCCTTTGCCATTGTTATAAAATATGCAGAgcagtaatttaaaatgtaaagttgTAACATACATATGTTTAAAACAGAAGTGCAAAGCAAAAAGCTGTGAaatgtcttgtcttacattctCTGTATTTATGCAGCTGACTTGTCTGTCTGTTACTGACTAGTCTCCAGCCAGTTTGCATCTGTAATCCACAAAGAGTCTGGACAGCTGCCACCTCAGTCTCTCCTCTGCATTATCGTAGTTTGGTTTAAATAAACTATATCATAACAATGAAGGCATATTGCTGTCTCATGTCATCCATATCCTTTCATCTGCATTCCTCTGAAATGTACTTTCTAAAACGTGTTCAtccagctctttaaaaaaaaaaaaaaaagaatcaagatacTATCTTCTCCCTTAAATCTGCACCTCCCCTTTCTCAGTGAATGGGAACCTAAGCTTTATTCAGATACTCAAGCCAAAAGCTCAGAAGTCATccatttccttcactttttttttaagtgcccacctgtggcatatgaaagttcccaggctgggggttgaatcggagctgcagttgccgacctacgccacagccacagcaacaccagatctgagctgcatctgcagcctatataaccacagctcgtggcaatgccggatccttaacccactgagtgaggccagggatcgaacccgcatcctcgtggatactaaccGCAATGGGGACTCCTTCACTTCTTTACCTGGTTGCCAGGTTATTCTTTAAGTAGCCCTCTGATCTACtcccttgggccactcccttgctTAAAACCCGATCATCTTTTAAACAAATACGTATGGAACAGGAAGTAACTGAGGACCAAGCACTATCTGTGTAAAACACTTGACAAacatctcacttaatcctcacagagATCATCCAATGATCCTGCTTTAAGCAGATAAATTAGTTAGGATAATAATTGCTCACCCTCTACTTAGATGGGGCTCAGTCTCAAATccttttcttttgcaattttcACCCCAAAGCCATTTACATAAAGCCTTCAAATAACCTGATGTGGCCACCCAAGACACTAACAATAGGTGATGGTTAAGGCGGCTTTTATTTCACAAAACGACCATGGAGAACATGCTACTCTCTAAGGGAAGGAAACGGCCATCCTCCCTCCCGCATGCAGATGGGCCTCCAGGGAGAGCAATCCGGGCAGCGCAATCACAGCCGGAGAGCAGTACCTCTTGCTGAACCTTCCAGCCGAGCGCATTGGGCGGGTGCGACGGCGCGTGCGCAGACCCAGCGATGGTCGGCTCCGCCCGGCGCCCACTATTTATTCCCAGAATCCCTCGGTGTCACACCAGAACGGCCCAACCGTTCCGAGACTGCGGAGTCAGGCGCGGCGGCGTCAAGATGGCGGCAGCGGcagtggcggcggcggcagcagcggccGCGGCTGCATCTCTTCAGGTGCTGGAGATGGAGAGTATGGAGACGGCCGCCGCCGGCTCGGCGGGGCTTGCCGCCGAAGTCAGAGGCAGTGGCACAGTGGACTTCGGGCCCGGGTCCGGTTTGTCTGCAATGGAGGCGAGTGGGGGCGATCCGGGCCCGGAGGCCGAGGATTTCGAGTGCAGCTCTCACTGCTCGGAGCTGTCGTGGAGGCAGAACGAGCAGCGGCGCCAGGGCCTCTTCTGCGACATTACCTTATGCTTCGGCGGTGCCGGAGGCCGGGAGTTCCGGGCCCACCGCTCGGTGCTGGCCGCCGCCACCGAGTACTTCACACCCCTGCTCTCCGGCCAGTTTTCCGAGTCCCGCTCCGGCCGGGTGGAGATGCGCAAGTGGAGCTCGGAGCCCGGGCCCGAACCCGACACGGTGGAAGCCGTTATCGAATATATGTACACCGGGCGCATCCGCGTCAGCACGGGCAGTGTGCACGAGGTGCTGGAGCTGGCCGACAGGTAGGCGGCGGAGGCGTGATGCGGAGGGCAGGGAGGCGGGGATGCTCGCCGACCGCGGGCCGCATCCAGGGAGGGCGCAGGAGGCGGCGGGGAGGGCTGTGCCCTGGATGGTCTCGAGTGAGCCCTGACAAAGTGCATTCGTTTGATACTTATTGAGCGTCTGCTGTATGCTGTGGGGCGGGCAGTGCGCTGGGCACTGAGGATGCTGCCGGCCAGTACTGCAAGAGCGGCCTGTCGGATTCCAAGTGGAGGGACAAaggcaatgaaaaagaatgtccGCATGTAATAAGTATTGTGTTGACATTTAAAAGGGATGAAAGAATAGGAATTGCATAGAcctttctgaggaggtgacatttgaaccgACCTCTAAACGCCAAGGGAGTACTGGCCATGCAAAGATGGGGAATGACCGACCATTCCTGGCAGATAGTGAAAAGGCCTACAGGCCAGATCCCGGTTGGCCTAGAGaagaactgaaaaaggaaaactcattGAGCCTAGATCTGGTGGGTAATGCGTTGGAAAAGGATGTTTGGATTTTCCTGGGTAATGGGAAGCTGGATAAAGATATGATATGAggagtttcagctgtggctcagtgaaagtGAACCGGATAAGAATTTGCTTCCACAAGAATgccagttccacccctggcctcggctcagtgggttaagcattgcagtgagctgtggtgtaggttgcagatggagctcagatctgacattgctgttgctgtgtggcgtaggctggcagctgcagctcagattccacccctagcctgggaacttccatatgctgcaggtgtggccctggggaaaaaaaaaaatctgatttaaatattttaaaagatttctgaTGCTCTGGAAAATGGATTgcaggaggcagagatggatgCTCCAGAGACTGGTTAGGAGGCAGGTGAATGCAGTTTGGAGATGGGGAGGAGTCTGTTGGGGCAGTATTGTGTTACAGATTTGTTGTTtgaacaaatacttattgagttcCTATTATGCATCAGTCAGCCACCTTGTTCTAAGCTGCTGGGGgttcagcagtgaacaaaacagacaaaagtgCCTTTCTGCATTGTACTTACATTGGTAgatgaacaataaataaaatagataccaCGTTAGGTGATTGCTATAGCTATTTTGAAAAGTAAACTGTGGTAGGACATATAGAAAGTGCAGTGTATAGGATCTGGTTTTTGGGGGGGAGGATGGCTAAAGAATGCCTCGTGAAGAAGATATTTTGCAAAGAACTGAAGGAGGTGAGGTAAAAAGTGTCTCAGGTAGGGGACACAGGTGCAGAGAGCTTGCCTGGATGTTAGAAAATAGCTGGAGGATAGCGTGGCTGGCTCATGGGGATGCAGAGTGAGAGGAGTAGGAGAGGCCTGAGGGTGGTAGTGGCTGTGGATCTGGATCCCACGGGACCTTGTCCTCTTGTAGAAGGACTTGGTCTCTTACTGTGAGTGAGATGGGAAGGTCTGGGGGTAAAGGAATGATGCAGTCTGATTTGGAGAATTCTACTGTCAAGTTGAGATAAAAGATGGGGTTTTGGGGAAGGGGCTGCAAAGGGCAGAAGCAGACTAGTTTAGGAGGTTGTTGCAGCGGTGGTAGAGGCTTGGACTGAGAAAGGAGAAGTAAAGGTGATGAGAAGTGCTTCAATTCTAGataatattttgaaggtagagatGAATTTGCTGATGGATTTGATGTAGGAAGTGAGGGAAAAActgttagttttgtttgttttgggggttgtttgttatttatttatttatttatttattttattttgcttttcagggtcacacctgcagcatatggaggttcccaggctagggattgaataggagctacggctgccagccttcgccacagccacagcaacaccagatccgagccgaatcttcaacctacactacagctcacagcagcactggaaccttaacccactgatcgaggccagggatcggaccgcaatctcatggttcctagtcggattcgtttccgctgcaccacaacgggaactccaagactgttaGTTTTTTGACTGGAGCAGCTGGAAAGGTGGGGTTGTTCGTTATTTTATTAAGATGTGGAAGACTGCAGGAAAGCGTTTTGGAGGAAGATCAGGAGTTTGGTTTTTGGTCCAGGAGATGTCTTCTACTAGATTTCTGGTAGGCAGTTGGATTTAAGAGCATTGGGAGCTAGAGATTGGGAGGAAATTAGCCTATTGAAGGTAATTAAAGCCTTGGGGTGGATGAAGTTAATTAGGAAGAGAGTATAGAtagaaaaaagcagcagcaggccTGAGCCCTGGTTTCTCCAGGATGTTAAAGAGGAACCAGCAGAGGAGACTGATTCCATGGAAGCCTAGAGAGTGTCAAGGAGGGAGTAGTCAATCAGGTTAGCTCTGTCAGCCGTAAGTGGTCATTGGATTTGGTGATAATGGTGGTCCTTGATGGCACTGTTGGCATTGACAAGAGCCCTTTAAGTCTGACTGTAAAGAGGGTCAGAAAAGTGACACATATGGACATGCTTGTGGAGGAGTCCAGAGACAACTCCTTTTCCCCTCAGATAGGCGATACTGAAGCATGTTTGTGTCCTGATGAAAAATGAATCTGTGTGAGGGGAGAAATTGATGTTATAGGACCAGAGTCCTTGCAATAAGAGGATAGAATCCGTACTAAAAGTGGAGAAGTTGGACTGGGAAGACAGAGTGTAGGATACAACTACAGGCAGATTGGATGGTGAGAAAATGAAGTTTCTGCCCgattgcttctgttttctcaaagCATAAGCCTGGGTCATCTCTTAgagggggagctggggtgggtgATAGAGGTCTACCAGAGGGaggtttgttgaatgaaaatgGATAGAAAAGGGTCATTGTACTCATTCAGGCTGTGTTTGCTTCTGTCACGTGAGCCTGTGTTCTTTCAGATCCACCCCTGCTCTCCTGGAGAGTTGGGGGCAGAGAGGAAAGGACACCCTATAGACAGTTCACTTAAAACTTTAACTTCTCTCCATACATCAGTTGCTGAGCAGCTGCCCGTGTTTGGCACTATTCTGAGTGCCCTGCAGCCATCATATGCAATCTTACCCAGCGGCTCCAAGGCAGGATTCCTTTCCCtaccaccccacctcccccatgTACTCTGTGTGTTGCTCATATGTACCTTGCAGGGCACTTACAACCTAAAGAGATGACAGCAAGTGCCCAACATGATGCCCGTCACATGGCACGTGTCTAGTTTACCAGAGTGATCATTTTCATAGAGCCGTATTTCCAAACACCTGCTCAAAGAAATTTGTGCCAGGTGACCTGGAGTGTCTGCCAGAATTCAcaagtggggggtggggcagcccAGAAATGAGTGACCCTGGCACGCAGACAGGCTTGAGAGCTACTCAAGCCCTTACCGCTCTACCTTGTCTTGGTCTTAGGTCTGCGATGTTCCctgaggagggggaagggagcctGTCTTGAAGTTCATCTTCACATCACAGTTAGGTATTAAGCACAATAATCATAATAGCAAATGGTTACTGAAGTGAGAGAGGCCTGGGCTAAGGAAGTCATTCTTGCATTGTTTAATGTTCTCAGTTctaaggatttatttatttatttatttatttttaaagcagtggtCTCAAATTGGCCACTCTTGGGGCTGAATTTTGCCAGATTAATTATGTGAGCAAACAACTTCTCGTCAGCTACATGACgaatcactttcttttcttaaCATGGACCGTCCTACAcatgttttctgttgttgttttatttcctgGCTTCTTCAGATATTTGGCTTGCCCCTCCTGCTTTAATAAGACAAAGCCCCTGAGCACCATGCCTGGGCAGTTACTCGGGGGAAAGCTCTGTTGAAGAGAAGATTGAAACCTCTGACACAAAGCCCGCCTTGCCGTTCCCTCTGAGATCTGACCACACAGCCTCCCCCGAGTCACAGTTCCCCTTCCATGTAATTGATGCTTAAGGTCTCTCCACTGAAGGGAGACCCAGCCTCACTGAAGAAAAGGCTGGTTGCTGGCGAGGGATTAGGGCAGGGTAGCAGAGATAAGTTTGGATTGGGATTTGCCTTTGCCAAGGGCAATTTGAAGTGGAAATAAAGTATGGGACTACTATATTAAGGCTATGTTCTGAAAAACCTTACATCATTTAAaactaatttgtgtgtgtgtgtgtgtgaattacgTGTATTTTGTaacatataattacatataaactATGTAatgtaaatgatttaaaatatataaagatggagttcccatcatgatgcagctgaaatgaatctgacctggAACCaggaggttacaggtttgatccctggcctcggttagtgggttaaggatccggcgttgctgtgagctgtggtgtaggtctcagatgtggctcggatctggtgttgctgtggctgtggcataggccagcagctgcgtccctgatttgaccccctagcctgggaacctccatatgccgcagttgcggccctaaaaagcaaataaaacatgtAGATGATCCTATTTTTAGCCATACCTGTGGCGTgcagcagttcctgggctagggatcaaacctgtaccacagcagtgacacaagacACAGACatgacaactctagatccttgaaccactgagccacatggtaACTcccaaaaaatgattttatatatactttttttttggtatatgtgCTTTTAAACATACTTTTCAGtacaatctttttatttatatgtttgtttattttggccacacctgcagtatgcagCAGTTCTCTGGCCACGAATGGAACCTGAaccgtagcagtgacaacactaaatccttaactgctaggcctgatatcagggaactctgagcacaatcctttttaatttgggaggatttgcttttttttttcaggtgtgtGCATGAAGTGAGATGAAGCTTAGTTACCATTTTTAACTTGTATAATTCAAAGTGCAACCACATAAAtatgcatatttgaaaattacggcgttcccattgtagctcagtgcctgagagggtgcaggttcgacccctggcctcactcagtgggttaaggatctggtgttcctgcaagctgtggtgtaggtcgcagatgcagcttggatccggcgttgctgtgatgtaggcttcagctgcagctctgatttgacccctagcctaggagattccatgtgccacaggtgcgaccataacaaggaaaaaaaaaaggagagagaattaatcgtttctttttttcttaattttaggtTCCTATTAATTCGTTTAAAAGAATTTTGTGGGGAATTTCTCAAGAAAAAACTTCACCTCTCTAATTGTGTGGCCATTCATAGCTTAGCTCACATGTACACCCTAAGCCAGCTTGCTCTCAAAGCTGCCGATATGATACGGAGAAATttccacaaagtgattcaggatGAGGAATTTTATACTTTGCCTTTCCATCTCATTCGAGACTGGCTGTCGGACTTGGAGATTACGGTTGATTCCGAGGAGGTTCTGTTCGAAACAGTTTTGAAGTGGGTTCAGAGAAAtgctgaagagagagagaggtactTTGAAGAACTTTTTAAACTGCTCAGGTTGTCCCAGATGAAACCTACTTACCTTACTCGTCATGTCAAACCAGAGAGGCTGGTGGCCAATAATGAGGTGTGCGTCAAGTTAGTGGCCGATGCGGTGGAGAGGCATGCTCTGAGGGCCGAGAATATCCAGTCTGGCACATTCCAGCATCCCGCTTCTCACGTCTCATTGTTACCTCGCTATGGACAAAACATGGACGTGATCATGGTCATTGGCGGCGTGTCGGAAGGAGGGGACTACCTGAGTGAGTGTGTGGGGTATTTTGTTGATGAGGACAGATGGGTAAACTTACCCCATATTCATAATCACCTTGATGGACATGCGGTTGCAGTAACAGAATCCTACGTGTATGTTGCTGGGTCAATGGAACCAGGTTTTGCTAAAACTGTGGAAAGGTATAACCCAAATTTGAATACATGGGAACATGTTTGTAGTCTGATGACACGGAAGCATTCTTTTGGGCTAACAGAAGTCAAAGGGAAGCTCTACAGTATTGGAGGACATGGCAACTTTAGTCCTGGCTTTAAAGATGTGACTGTTTATAATCCTGAGCTCGATAAATGGCACAACTTGGAATCGGCACCAAAGATTCTTCGAGATGTGAAAGCCCTGGCCATCGAAGACCGGTTTGTCTACATTGCTGCTCGCACTCCCGTGGATCGGGACACTGAGGATGGACTAAAGGCTGTCATTACTTGCTATGATACCGAGACTCGACAGTGGCAAGATGTGGAATCTTTGCCCCTTATTGACAATTACTGCTTTTTCCAAATGTCCGTGGTCAATTCAAACTTCTATCAGACAGCTTCATGTTGTCCCAAGAGTTATGCTTTAGAAAATGAAGAGGCAGTAAGAAAAATTGCCAGCCAAGTTTCTGATGAGATCCTTGAAAGCTTACCTCCAGAAGTCCTAAGCATCGAAGGGGCAGCCATTTGCTATTACAAAGATGACGTTTTCATTATTGGAGGCTGGAAAAACAGTGATGACATTGATAAACAGTATCGGAAGGAAGCCTACCGATACTGTGCAGAGAGAAAGAGGTGGATGCTTCTTCCTCCCATGCCACAGCCTCGTTGTAGAGCCACTGCCTGCCACGTGAGAATTCCATACCGGTACTTGCATGGCACTCAGAGATATCCCATGCCTCAAAACTTAATGTGGCAGAAGGACCGCATCAGACAGATGCAGGAAATACATCGGCATGCCCTAAACATGCGGCGAGTGCCCAGCTCGCAGATAGAATGCTAGCTTCTCTATTACGTGCAGCTTAAAACAGTTGTACCTGTTCCGTGAGGCTGAAGATTCCCAGACTGTTACTTGAAAAAGTATGTCGGTAACTTATTTTCTACATGAACTGATTATCGCCCCATATAAAGGAAATACAGTTAAAAACTGAAGAATGGGAAAGTCGATTCAATACGTGGTAATTTTTGTTGGTTTGTAGTCTTCACCTGTCTTTGGTTTGTATGTGTGTGCTAGCTAAATAAGATCTTATTAAAGATAAGTGGAAACACCAGGTATCTAGTTACTTGGCTGTTTTTCTGCCAACAAGTTAATATGACTCCTTTGTCTTAGGGACTTATGTTTTGAACATGCTTTAAGCACCAGTTTTATTTGCACATTTACTTTggtcatctttttcattttttcctgaatGGTTGGTTTTGACAAGATCAGAATTTATGCATTGAGTCCTCATCTATAGGAGGTATGTGCAATAATAGTAAGAttgaaatttgaaggaaaaagcaCAATATTTCAGCAAGACGATTTCAGAATGTTTGTATTGATAAGttgatgtatttgtttattttagaaatgctCTTTTATTTCTAGAAGAGTTGATTGAGAAATTTGTGATTGGCCTATgcattttttgagtatttttcatttctttagcaaCTGTGTTACAAACTTCAAGCCATCACTTTGAGATAATGGTAGTTGGCAAGACTGTTGATCCTTAGCTGATTGATTGAATACAGAGGAAGTTATATCTGTGAAATTTGTTTCTCCGAGAAGACAAGTATTATTAGTCTAAAGTAAGAAATCAAAggcattgaaaaacttaaaaacactTTTCAGGAGTTGCAGGCTTACTTTGAACAAGTTAACGAGTGTAAATAATGCCTAGGACAATCGACACTCAATGccttcaattttaaattttgctcTAATGCATATTGTATGAAATCCTCATTCCTTTCTAAAGGGGGCTGTTTTCAAAGGGGAGGAAAGTAACAATTTAGAGAACTGTTGCTGAGGAGAAGCCTTATTATTTCTCAGCCCAGGTTATTTTGTTTTATCCAGTTGCCCTAGACTTTCATTGGAACTTTGCCAGAGCCTAAAATACTATATTTGGGTGCATAATTATGGCTCTTAAAGTTTATCACTAtggttaccttttatttatttttcatttttactttttttgtctgtacccgcagcatacaaaaattcctggggcggggatcaaactcacaccacagcagcaacccaagctacagcaatgacaataccagatccttaacccactgcaccaccagggaactcctggataccttttttttttttttttttttttcatttttattttttggccatgcctaaggcgtgcggaagttcccaggccagggatcaaacccacaccacagctgtgacaatgccagattcttaacctgctgcaccaccaggaaactccctggtTATCTTTTATACATTCTTCTGATCCTCTTATCGGTACCCAAATTTTATGCAAATTAGCACTTATGTTGACTTTTAGCATCGGTAAGCATAATTGACTCCTACTCTAATGGTTTCCCTTGTGGATTCAGTAtactttccttgtttctttcagAATGTCTCTACCTTCTTAGACATTCTGGAATACCATTCTAGAAGTTGAATTCCAagtgcagtgattttttttttcttcccagtccATTATAGTTAATCTTATTAGTTGGAGCAAACATCAAGAGAAAAAAGTACAACCAGAAATTTTGGCTCTCAAGGTGCTGCAGGACTATTAATGTTTAGGCCTTGGATGTTATACTAAGAACTTCCTGAAACTTCAAATTGATATCCTTATCTAAGACAAagtttttcaataaatgtgttgGAAATTACTTTAAAACCAGTTAATTTAGGcatccccgtcatggctcagtggttaacgaatccgactaggaaccacaaggttgcaggttcgatccctggccttgctcagtggtttaaggatccagcattgccgtgagctgtggtgtaggtcgcagatgaggctcggatcccaagtggctgtagcgtaggccggcagctgtagctccgattggacccctaacctgggaacctccatatgccaagggcgtggccctagaaaaagacaaaaaaaaaaaccccacaaaccagTTAATTTAGGCCAGGGTAGGAGTGGGATACTGCAAGTCTGTGTGTGAGGAGATGTTACCCTACCCCACCTCTACCAttttcttaatttgcattttattttaataaaagccatttagaTTCTGAGACGTGCTAATTCTTAGTTGTGAGAGGTCTATGCAAGTAAGACAGAAAGCTCATTGAATGAAATCCTCATTTCTGTCTCTGATAGATATGCTAGCAAACTCCTTTTCTTAGTGGTGTTGAAATAATTTAGTAGCTCACTAAGGTGCCAGTTTCTCTCCAGAAAGGTGTGATGTAAGGTTTTTGATTGTCTTGTTtgagagggggtgggatgggggtagGTCTCAGTTGTCTTCTGAGATAGTCATTACCAAGTTATTTGCAGGGTGTCTTTTTTTCACACGATGTGGCAGGTATAATCTGGTTTTGAAAACATGATTGAAACTGTTGTTTTTTAACTCAGCAGGCAGCCTAGGCCATGGCTGGGAAGAAAAGGGTAAGTCCTTCCTTGCATGATGATGTGGGCAGGGTTCCTGACTACTGGATTCCTAATTTTCATATTTGAATTCACATGTGTGATTTCACATCAATAACTTGTGTTTCTGAAATATCCCAACTAACTTGttaataaggaaagaaaccaGGTTTGCTTAAATCTGTTCAAGGCTGACATTCTGAAA includes these proteins:
- the KLHL11 gene encoding kelch-like protein 11, whose product is MVGSARRPLFIPRIPRCHTRTAQPFRDCGVRRGGVKMAAAAVAAAAAAAAAASLQVLEMESMETAAAGSAGLAAEVRGSGTVDFGPGSGLSAMEASGGDPGPEAEDFECSSHCSELSWRQNEQRRQGLFCDITLCFGGAGGREFRAHRSVLAAATEYFTPLLSGQFSESRSGRVEMRKWSSEPGPEPDTVEAVIEYMYTGRIRVSTGSVHEVLELADRFLLIRLKEFCGEFLKKKLHLSNCVAIHSLAHMYTLSQLALKAADMIRRNFHKVIQDEEFYTLPFHLIRDWLSDLEITVDSEEVLFETVLKWVQRNAEERERYFEELFKLLRLSQMKPTYLTRHVKPERLVANNEVCVKLVADAVERHALRAENIQSGTFQHPASHVSLLPRYGQNMDVIMVIGGVSEGGDYLSECVGYFVDEDRWVNLPHIHNHLDGHAVAVTESYVYVAGSMEPGFAKTVERYNPNLNTWEHVCSLMTRKHSFGLTEVKGKLYSIGGHGNFSPGFKDVTVYNPELDKWHNLESAPKILRDVKALAIEDRFVYIAARTPVDRDTEDGLKAVITCYDTETRQWQDVESLPLIDNYCFFQMSVVNSNFYQTASCCPKSYALENEEAVRKIASQVSDEILESLPPEVLSIEGAAICYYKDDVFIIGGWKNSDDIDKQYRKEAYRYCAERKRWMLLPPMPQPRCRATACHVRIPYRYLHGTQRYPMPQNLMWQKDRIRQMQEIHRHALNMRRVPSSQIEC